Proteins found in one Deltaproteobacteria bacterium IMCC39524 genomic segment:
- a CDS encoding GGDEF domain-containing protein translates to MYLTLIRYILISFLLTAAFFIVAGLVALSSLEQVADQFTASNFFHVQEMLRNSQGIVMALCLAGLLSGLIAMAFAVHQASKIMDRLRRATKHLSDVVLDEMTPSEFLSASDGLDREIQEMMLKIKDSQQRYLDASPLTRLPGNMAIEQVLQGKMEHGEKFALCYIDLDDFKAFNDRYGYAKGSDLIKMTGEVLYRAKDEYAETQDFVGHIGGDDFVLITSPEIVEQVCKAIISEFDSLITDYYHADDLEKGFIEGTDRYGVKRRFPIMSISIAVVSDVKRSFTSPIEIAKVATEIKDYVKSLPGSNYLIDRRVTTRCDS, encoded by the coding sequence ATGTATTTAACCCTTATTCGTTACATTCTGATCAGTTTCCTGCTGACTGCTGCTTTTTTCATTGTGGCCGGGTTGGTCGCACTATCTTCTTTGGAGCAGGTTGCCGATCAGTTCACGGCATCGAATTTTTTCCACGTGCAAGAAATGCTTCGTAACAGCCAGGGAATTGTCATGGCTCTCTGCCTGGCTGGTCTCTTGAGTGGCCTGATTGCCATGGCGTTTGCGGTTCATCAGGCTTCTAAAATTATGGATCGTTTGCGCCGTGCCACCAAACACCTTAGCGACGTTGTCCTCGATGAAATGACTCCCAGTGAGTTTCTCAGTGCAAGTGATGGTCTCGACCGTGAAATACAGGAGATGATGCTGAAGATCAAGGATAGCCAGCAACGCTATCTTGATGCCAGCCCACTGACAAGACTGCCGGGCAACATGGCCATTGAACAGGTGTTGCAGGGCAAGATGGAACACGGTGAGAAGTTTGCGCTTTGTTATATCGACCTTGATGACTTCAAAGCTTTTAATGACAGATACGGTTATGCCAAAGGCAGTGATCTGATCAAGATGACCGGTGAGGTTCTCTATCGTGCTAAAGATGAATACGCAGAAACTCAGGACTTTGTTGGTCACATCGGTGGCGATGATTTCGTTTTGATCACTTCACCTGAGATCGTCGAACAGGTTTGCAAGGCCATTATCAGTGAGTTCGACAGCCTGATCACTGATTACTACCATGCCGATGATCTTGAGAAGGGTTTTATCGAAGGGACGGACAGGTACGGTGTGAAGCGGCGTTTTCCGATCATGTCTATTTCGATTGCGGTTGTCTCTGATGTAAAGCGGTCCTTTACGTCGCCTATTGAGATCGCTAAGGTTGCTACGGAGATCAAGGACTATGTGAAGAGTTTGCCTGGTAGCAACTACTTGATCGATAGACGTGTGACCACGCGATGTGACTCTTGA
- a CDS encoding zf-TFIIB domain-containing protein codes for MTDAWEERKKALENKYFHDLEKELIEKIKTETREKLIHEYCLGRCPKCGDPIEAMEFRGVPMDKCVSCGGVWLGPNDLKMLSEKDHRTWFERWFKEEVSEQDTP; via the coding sequence ATGACAGACGCATGGGAAGAGCGCAAAAAAGCCTTAGAGAATAAATACTTTCACGATCTGGAAAAGGAACTGATTGAGAAAATCAAGACCGAAACTCGCGAGAAACTGATTCATGAATACTGCCTTGGTCGCTGCCCGAAATGTGGCGATCCTATTGAAGCGATGGAGTTCAGGGGCGTTCCGATGGATAAATGCGTCAGTTGTGGTGGCGTCTGGCTCGGCCCCAATGATCTGAAAATGCTTTCTGAGAAAGATCATCGCACCTGGTTTGAGCGCTGGTTCAAGGAAGAAGTCTCCGAACAGGACACCCCATAG
- the cas6 gene encoding CRISPR system precrRNA processing endoribonuclease RAMP protein Cas6, with protein MAPENDFFIPEWPDKLLDVDIVKARFVLEMKSPCVLQPSDILGVGRLLRAAGRQLFDPQDSLALSQWRALFQPSLSADPVALRKFQKPAPAFVISMPVMQKEFFSIGDRCVLEVLFVGTGIPLIHEFLRSLIHIGKLGLVAGEGHFEVIELLNLEPDQSEGLVWRRDEPLEPLACSVQDLSWLLRQGPVQKQVQLRFVTPARLMTHGKPLRKPSLRKIFPFMLRRTTSMLHTHCQLEVLDDPAALLEIVDQLETVAARMIWSDWRALPGRVGLSVGGFIGEMSVRGAALQELYWVFAAASLFGIGKGATYGAGQFELSD; from the coding sequence ATGGCCCCTGAAAACGATTTTTTTATACCGGAATGGCCAGACAAGTTGCTGGACGTTGACATCGTCAAGGCACGTTTCGTTCTTGAGATGAAGTCCCCTTGTGTTTTGCAACCATCCGATATCCTAGGTGTTGGGAGACTTTTACGAGCAGCGGGAAGACAACTTTTCGATCCTCAGGATTCGTTGGCCCTAAGCCAATGGCGTGCTCTGTTTCAACCTTCTTTAAGCGCTGATCCGGTTGCGCTGCGCAAGTTTCAAAAGCCGGCGCCGGCTTTCGTCATCAGCATGCCGGTCATGCAGAAGGAGTTCTTCTCTATTGGTGATCGATGTGTTCTGGAAGTACTTTTTGTTGGCACAGGCATACCGCTAATACACGAATTCCTGCGCAGCCTGATTCATATTGGTAAGCTTGGTCTTGTTGCCGGTGAGGGTCACTTTGAGGTTATTGAACTCCTTAATTTAGAACCCGATCAATCAGAGGGTCTGGTGTGGCGGAGGGATGAACCTCTTGAGCCCCTGGCCTGTTCTGTTCAAGACTTGTCCTGGCTGCTGCGTCAGGGGCCAGTTCAGAAACAGGTTCAATTAAGGTTTGTAACGCCGGCCCGGCTCATGACTCATGGCAAACCTTTAAGGAAACCTTCGCTGCGGAAAATCTTTCCATTTATGTTAAGACGGACGACCTCAATGTTGCATACTCACTGTCAACTTGAAGTCCTTGATGATCCTGCTGCGCTGCTTGAAATCGTCGATCAACTTGAAACCGTCGCTGCCAGAATGATTTGGTCGGATTGGCGCGCGTTACCCGGCAGAGTGGGCTTGTCTGTTGGTGGTTTCATTGGCGAGATGTCTGTTCGTGGGGCCGCCTTGCAGGAGCTTTACTGGGTTTTTGCTGCGGCCTCTCTGTTTGGGATTGGTAAAGGTGCAACTTACGGTGCGGGTCAATTTGAACTTAGTGACTGA
- the tgt gene encoding tRNA guanosine(34) transglycosylase Tgt: MKFELLAKDKGTRARRGRVTTPHGVIETPIFMPVGTHGALKAMTPAQVDDAGAQIILSNTYHLHLKPGEALVEKAGGLHKFMNWPKPILTDSGGFQVFSLPKKEITDTGVFFKHEVNGDRIFLGPKEATGIQNRLGADIIMAFDECIPYPATHDYARKSIRKTLNWAEQCLKAHNREDQALFGIVQGGIYDDLRRDCALALKEMDFPGYAVGGVSVGEGLELLKKVVDYTEPFLPEDKPRYLMGVGLPEDILESIERGMDMFDCVIPTRYARSATLFTRRGKIRLTNRRYRRDFFPVDASCSCYCCTNFTRAYLHHLFNANEVLSATLAAIHNVRFYLDMVAGAREAIEANNYADFKADFLGEYLRDDGKPGH; the protein is encoded by the coding sequence TTGAAATTTGAACTGCTCGCCAAAGACAAGGGAACCCGCGCCCGTCGCGGACGCGTTACAACTCCACACGGAGTGATCGAAACTCCGATCTTCATGCCTGTCGGCACTCATGGCGCTCTCAAGGCGATGACTCCTGCGCAGGTTGACGACGCCGGAGCCCAGATCATTCTCTCCAATACCTACCACCTGCATCTTAAACCCGGTGAAGCTCTGGTTGAGAAGGCCGGTGGCCTGCATAAGTTCATGAACTGGCCGAAACCAATCCTCACCGACAGCGGGGGATTCCAGGTCTTCTCCTTGCCTAAAAAAGAGATCACCGACACCGGGGTCTTTTTCAAGCATGAGGTTAATGGCGACCGTATCTTCCTTGGTCCCAAAGAAGCGACCGGCATCCAGAACCGGCTTGGCGCTGACATCATCATGGCTTTTGACGAATGCATCCCCTACCCGGCCACCCACGACTACGCCCGCAAATCCATTCGTAAAACCTTGAACTGGGCAGAGCAATGCCTTAAAGCCCACAATCGTGAAGACCAGGCTCTGTTCGGCATCGTCCAGGGCGGCATTTACGATGACCTGCGACGTGACTGTGCATTGGCCCTCAAGGAAATGGACTTCCCGGGTTATGCCGTAGGCGGTGTCAGCGTCGGTGAAGGACTTGAGTTACTGAAAAAGGTTGTCGACTATACAGAACCCTTCTTGCCCGAGGATAAACCCAGGTACCTGATGGGAGTCGGCTTGCCCGAAGATATTCTCGAAAGCATCGAGCGCGGCATGGATATGTTCGATTGCGTCATCCCGACCCGTTATGCGCGCAGCGCGACCCTTTTCACTCGTCGTGGCAAGATTCGCCTGACCAACCGCCGCTACCGCCGGGACTTCTTTCCGGTCGATGCCTCTTGCAGCTGCTACTGTTGCACCAATTTCACCAGAGCCTATCTGCACCACCTCTTCAACGCCAACGAAGTGCTTTCCGCCACCCTGGCCGCCATCCACAACGTACGTTTCTACCTCGACATGGTTGCAGGTGCTAGAGAGGCGATCGAAGCAAATAACTATGCGGACTTCAAGGCCGACTTCCTCGGTGAGTATCTACGTGATGACGGCAAACCTGGTCATTGA
- a CDS encoding RidA family protein codes for MDKKQIQTNNAPAAIGPYSQAIQVGDFTFYSGQIPLDPQSGTIVEGGIVEQTQQVMANMGAMLKASGRGFDDVVKTTIYLTDLADFVTVNEIYGEFFGDVPPARACVQVAALPKGSEIEIEWIATA; via the coding sequence ATGGACAAAAAGCAGATACAAACCAATAACGCACCTGCCGCGATTGGCCCCTATTCCCAGGCCATTCAGGTTGGAGACTTCACTTTCTACTCCGGACAAATTCCTCTGGATCCGCAAAGTGGCACGATTGTCGAAGGTGGCATCGTCGAGCAGACTCAGCAAGTGATGGCGAACATGGGAGCGATGTTGAAGGCTTCGGGGCGAGGCTTTGATGATGTTGTCAAAACCACCATCTACCTCACTGATCTTGCCGACTTTGTAACGGTTAACGAAATTTACGGTGAATTCTTTGGTGATGTTCCGCCAGCCAGAGCTTGTGTGCAGGTGGCCGCTCTGCCGAAAGGCTCTGAGATAGAGATTGAGTGGATAGCTACAGCCTGA